The following are from one region of the Syngnathus acus chromosome 19, fSynAcu1.2, whole genome shotgun sequence genome:
- the fam234a gene encoding protein FAM234A, with amino-acid sequence METTDSPTEGDPLKSGEDGVETAAPPATELKRGCKEVLGLSKLTHWRTAVFFLALFLCLIVVFAFSFIIPCPVRPQYLASWNRTFIDAETYDVLVFEDTSKDKVKDVLLVVKSTEVSLNNTCGNAGLPSPCVFMMAVDGTDGETLWARPLDPDFHWAQCGLDTKTGEEWDCLLFHSDRLSALDKSKGEVRWQQPQPPGLQSSLPVLSVPDLDGDKVSDIALVASDSTKTQLVFISGKTGVQIGSTVALNTTETSAHLLHKSGKGTEYLLLQNDTGLYGLALWRIAKEAKEGLEAGFKEKKQMKREAAAASGSVPVYESDLLRRVVRTDTAPSSNLMLVTGSDVVLIDGKTLQPLWKFNTTSVFREPGFGHFNKDGVLDIALEEDMDNSTKRVVILDGKSGDVLWEVELLPGANSPGPTSVRTTNYISIFVFWGLLPTQANSSVPGERRSYMLYPLYSNVLLESEKMTDHIVTFKATLMERGRHAAFILLSGPDAKDTEGTVVLSKWKLKSDVPGSKVLPVGRSEAPDTDDNIKQAFNRLRFSDN; translated from the exons ATGGAGACGACGGACAGTCCCACTGAGGGTGATCCCCTGAAGAGCGGAGAAGACGGCGTGGAGACGGCAGCGCCGCCAGCGACGGAACTCAAGCGAGGCTGCAAGGAAGTGCTGGGGCTTTCCAAACTCACCCACTGGCGGACGGCCGTCTTCTTCCTCGCCTTGTTCCTCTGCCTCATAGTGGTCTTTGCCTTCTCCTTTATTATCCCCTGCCCTGTCAGACCGCAGTATCTTGCTTCCTGGAATAGGACATTTATTGACGCGG AAACGTATGACGTTTTAGTGTTTGAAGATACGAGCAAAGACAAGGTGAAGGATGTCCTGCTCGTGGTCAAGAGCACCGAAGTTAGTCTGAACAATACATGCGGGAATGCGG GTCTGCCGTCACCATGTGTGTTCATGATGGCAGTGGATGGGACAGACGGAGAAACCCTGTGGGCGCGCCCGCTGGATCCCGACTTCCACTGGGCCCAGTGTGGCCTGGACACAAAGACGGGAGAGGAATGGGACTGTCTGCTGTTCCATTCCGACCGGCTGTCAGCGCTGGATAAATCCAAAG gTGAGGTCAGGTGGCAGCAGCCTCAGCCTCCTGGTTTGCAAAGCAGCCTGCCCGTGCTCAGTGTTCCGGATCTGGATGGGGACAAGGTCAGCGACATAGCCTTAGTGGCATCTGATAGCACCAAG ACTCAGCTGGTGTTCATCTCGGGGAAGACAGGCGTCCAGATTGGATCAACGGTGGCTCTGAACACCACAGAAACATCTGCTCATCTTCTCCATAAGAGCGGGAAGGGCACTGAGTATCTGCTGCTTCAAAACG ACACCGGCTTGTACGGACTGGCCCTGTGGAGGATTGCCAAAGAAGCCAAGGAAGGGCTTGAGGCGGGCTTCAAGGAGAAGAAACAAATGAAGAGGGAAGCCGCGGCCGCATCTGGATCGGTACCAGTTTACGA GTCTGACTTGCTGAGGCGTGTGGTGAGAACAGACACGGCGCCGTCATCCAACTTGATGCTGGTGACGGGCAGTGATGTGGTTTTAATAGATGGAAAGACACTGCAGCCTTTGTGGAAGTTCAACACCACCTCAGTCTTCAG GGAGCCTGGCTTTGGTCACTTCAATAAAGACGGTGTACTTGATATTGCGCTTGAGGAGGACATGGACAACTCCACCAAGAgg GTGGTGATCCTAGATGGGAAGTCCGGTGACGTGCTGTGGGAAGTGGAGCTCCTGCCCGGCGCCAATTCACCTGGACCCACCTCCGTACGCACCACCAACTACATTTCCATCTTTGTGTTCTGGGGGCTGCTGCCCACTCAGGCCAACTCCTCT GTACCCGGCGAACGTCGTTCTTACATGCTGTATCCTCTCTACTCCAACGTGCTGCTCGAGTCTGAAAAAATGACGGACCACATTGTTACATTTAAAG CAACGTTGATGGAGAGAGGACGCCACGCCGCCTTCATCCTGCTGTCGGGTCCCGACGCCAAGGACACAGAAGGCACGGTGGTTCTCAGCAAGTGGAAGCTGAAGAGCGACGTGCCTGGGAGCAAGGTGCTCCCCGTCGGCCGCAGCGAGGCCCCCGACACGGACGACAACATCAAACAGGCCTTTAACCGACTGCGCTTCAGCGATAACTGA
- the LOC119137881 gene encoding cytochrome c oxidase subunit 6B1 — MAEDIKKKLENYRTAPFDARFPNQNQTRNCWSNYLDFHRCQKALDAKGVDNAPCEWYRRVYESLCPMSWVEEWDEQRAEGTFPGKI; from the exons ATGGCTGAGGACATCAAGAAAAAACTAGAGAACTATCGCACCGCTCCATTTGATGCCAGGTTCCCCAACCAGAACCAGACCAGGAACTGCTGGTCCAACTATCTAG ACTTCCATCGCTGCCAGAAAGCTCTGGATGCAAAAGGTGTAGACAATGCCCCGTGCGAGTGGTACCGGAGGGTCTACGAGTCTCTCTGCCCTATGTCCTGG GTCGAGGAGTGGGACGAGCAGAGAGCAGAGGGGACATTCCCAGGAAAAATCTGA